In a single window of the Dryobates pubescens isolate bDryPub1 chromosome Z, bDryPub1.pri, whole genome shotgun sequence genome:
- the LOC104301132 gene encoding tubulin polymerization-promoting protein family member 2, which produces MSGVEAAFLKFAVYGDTAASGSNMTGKNFSKMCKECGVMDGKAVTSTDVDIVFNKVKTKGARTITFAEFQQAMKELCGKRFKGKSPEEALQAVYGLIEGKEPGHVGATKATKVGGVDRLTDTSKYTGTHKERFDESGKGKGLAGREDLKDNSGYVGAYKGAGTYDKTH; this is translated from the exons ATGTCAGGGGTAGAAGCAGCTTTCCTCAAATTTGCAGTATACGGTGACACAGCTGCCAGTGGCAGTAACATGACAGGGAAAAACTTCTCCAAGATGTGCAAGGAGTGTGGTGTGATGGATGGAAAAGCTGTGACCAGCACCGATGTTGACATCGTATTCAACAAAGTCAA GACCAAGGGTGCCCGCACCATCACCTTTGCTGAATTCCAGCAGGCCATGAAGGAGCTCTGTGGAAAGCGCTTCAAGGGCAAATCACCAGAGGAAGCACTGCAGGCTGTGTATGGCCTCATTGAGGGGAAGGAGCCCGGCCACGTGGGTGCCACA AAAGCCACAAAGGTTGGTGGGGTCGACAGGCTGACAGACACTAGCAAATACACCGGCACCCACAAGGAGCGTTTTGATGAGAGTGGCAAAGGGAAAGGTCTTGCTGGCCGCGAGGATCTGAAAGACAACAGTGGCTATGTTGGAGCCTACAAGGGAGCTGGCACATATGACAAGACACACTAG